Proteins encoded by one window of Manis pentadactyla isolate mManPen7 chromosome X, mManPen7.hap1, whole genome shotgun sequence:
- the LOC118926310 gene encoding uncharacterized protein LOC118926310, producing MTGLLINILVWSLGIALASSRSWRVWEFDSNIAPVVFIGLWDAFYFHNMNISSSLAQLRMQSSLNGSWVLSDEIRYGRDLILLANCMVFVTFIFVSKALWVHWITDAHPEFLRFYYKIAASFLFLSSISDITAVTMNFYVDFYGQTTLDFPPSFPVKKEMLVRKRFTYVFPLGITTAVLSLISATLFFYDTCSIKWSNRVNAMPTAELPHASV from the coding sequence ATGACGGGCCTCCTTATCAACATTTTGGTCTGGTCTCTGGGCATAGCCCTAGCCAGCAGCAGATCCTGGCGCGTGTGGGAATTTGACAGCAACATTGCTCCCGTTGTGTTCATTGGACTTTGGGATGCTTTCTATTTTCATAACATGAACATCTCCAGCTCACTGGCTCAGCTGCGCATGCAGAGCAGTCTCAACGGGAGCTGGGTCCTTTCGGATGAAATTCGGTATGGGCGGGACCTGATACTGCTGGCGAATTGCATGGTGTTCGTCACCTTCATTTTTGTCTCCAAGGCACTTTGGGTCCACTGGATCACTGACGCACACCCAGAATTCCTCCGATTTTATTACAAAATTGCcgcctcctttcttttcttgagCAGCATTAGTGACATCACTGCAGTGACAATGAATTTCTATGTGGATTTTTATGGCCAAACCACCCTTGACTTTCCACCTAGTTTTcctgttaaaaaagaaatgctagtaAGGAAACGCTTCACCTATGTGTTCCCACTAGGAATTACAACGGCCGTCCTCTCGCTAATAAGTGCCACCTTATTCTTCTATGACACATGTTCAATAAAATGGTCAAATCGAGTGAACGCCATGCCTACGGCCGAACTTCCCCATGCTTCCGTTTAG